One segment of Panicum virgatum strain AP13 chromosome 1K, P.virgatum_v5, whole genome shotgun sequence DNA contains the following:
- the LOC120641083 gene encoding probable RNA-dependent RNA polymerase 1, giving the protein MGRTIQVSGFALTDSAEYVKDFLERIAGTGTIYALKLRHPKNITATSKAFAIVQFQTQESASLVENMAQRNVLRSGRFYLKVRPADRDIVPRPRIAMFSLDDAVLHLGCLVKENILSGLFSARNVSVQFGFDMKKIYFYLSYNLIKYKLELSYESIWEMQLHRPPAYRSRTKFLLFQVQAAPKIYELLPRRSGLMYEDPFFNWFRDDTDEQWTRTIDFTPSASIGQSSIFCLEVPQQCELPNIADYFVYYKEHNLDFECQKGYSYSCGNYFVPIVKSPDYIEVPYEILFKVNNLVQNGTLSGPTVDDNFFRYVSPKFIPIDHIKRALLKMSYLKSTCLNPTNWLSVQYSRIRKLRYALQKSSNISLDDGLVYVHRVQVTPAKVYFYGPEINVSNRVVRHFSADLDNFLRISFVDEDCEKLRSVDLSPRSAFGNDARRTALYNRVLSVLSNGISIGDKHFEFLAFSSSQLRDNSAWMFASRPGLTASDIRKWMGDFRNIRNVAKYAARLGQSFSSSTETLKVHKYEVEEIPDITNGTKYIFSDGVGKISANFALEVAMKCKLKRFAPSVFQIRYGGYKGVVAVDPRSNRKLSLRKSMSKFQSENITLDVLAYSKYQPCYLNRQLITLLTTLGVSGNVFELKQEEAVRQLNRMVTEPQAASEAIELMPMGEVTNVVKELLLCGYQPDHEPYLSMLLQTFRASKLLELKTKSRILIKHGRAMMGCLDETRTLNYGQVFIQASYCADDHRKFVVTGKVVVAKNPCLHPGDVRVLHAVDVPDLHHMFDCVVFPQLGPRPHPNECSGSDLDGDIYFVSWDQSLIPRRMVDPMDYTPAPAETLDHDVTIEEIEEYFTNYIVNESLGIIANAHVVFADKEPLKAESEPCKELAKLFSIAVDFPKTGVPALIPPELHVKEYPDFMEKLDKVTYESTGVIGKLYREIKKHTPHIKHFTRDVARRSYDTDLIVDGYEDYISDAIEYKEEYDFKLGNLMDHYGIKSEAEIISGCILKMAKNFTKSSDADAIRLAVRSLRKEARSWFNEMSTGEDGIGQDAIEAKASAWYHVTYHPQYWGSYNEGFDRPHLISFPWCVYDRLLCIKQRRNFLRKMEPDLASLLNNMNQNLRFH; this is encoded by the exons ATGGGCAGGACTATTCAGGTGTCAGGATTTGCATTAACTGACAGTGCCGAGTATGTCAAGGATTTTTTGGAGCGAATTGCCGGCACTGGAACCATCTATGCTCTCAAGCTCAGGCATCCAAAGAACATCACTGCAACCTCAAAGGCGTTTGCTATAGTTCAGTTCCAGACACAGGAAAGTGCTTCATTGGTAGAAAATATGGCCCAAAGAAATGTTCTCCGGAGTGGACGCTTTTACCTGAAAGTCAGACCTGCTGATCGTGACATTGTTCCAAGACCAAGAATTGCAATGTTTTCTCTGGATGACGCAGTGCTGCATTTGGGTTGCTTGGTTAAGGAAAACATTCTATCTGGCCTTTTCAGTGCAAGGAATGTTTCAGTTCAATTTGGATTTGATATGAAAAAGATTTACTTTTACCTCTCCTACAACCTTATTAAATATAAACTTGAACTTTCTTATGAGAGTATATGGGAGATGCAGCTTCATCGTCCACCTGCTTATAGGTCACGGACAAAGTTCCTTTTGTTTCAG GTTCAAGCAGCCCCTAAAATTTATGAATTGCTACCGCGCCGTTCAGGTCTTATGTATGAGGATCCTTTCTTTAACTGGTTTAGGGATGACACAGATGAACAATGGACCAGGACAATTGATTTTACTCCATCAGCTAGCATCGGCCAATCATCTATTTTCTGTCTGGAGGTGCCACAACAGTGTGAGCTCCCAAACATTGCTGACTACTTTGTTTACTATAAAGAGCACAATCTTGACTTTGAATGTCAGAAAGGGTATTCATATTCATGTGGTAACTACTTCGTTCCAATTGTGAAATCTCCTGATTATATAGAGGTCCCTTATGAGATACTCTTCAAAGTCAATAATTTGGTTCAGAATGGGACACTCAGTGGACCAACAGTTGATGACAACTTCTTCCGTTATGTTAGCCCAAAATTTATACCTATTGACCATATAAAGCGCGCACTTTTAAAGATGTCATATCTGAAAAGCACCTGTTTGAATCCAACAAATTGGTTATCTGTGCAATACTCAAGAATCCGGAAATTACGATATGCACTGcaaaaatcatctaatattTCTCTGGATGATGGATTGGTTTATGTCCACAGGGTGCAAGTTACCCCTGCTAAAGTATATTTTTATGGACCTGAGATAAATGTCTCCAATCGTGTTGTACGGCATTTCTCTGCTGATTTAGATAACTTCCTTCGGATTTCATTTGTTGATGAGGACTGCGAGAAGCTTCGTTCAGTTGATTTGTCACCTCGTTCAGCTTTTGGAAATGATGCAAGGAGAACTGCTCTGTATAATAGAGTTCTTTCAGTCCTTTCAAATGGCATCAGTATTGGTGACAAGCACTTCGAGTTTCTTGCCTTTTCCTCAAGCCAGCTCCGAGATAACTCTGCATGGATGTTTGCTTCTCGGCCAGGATTGACTGCGAGTGACATCAGGAAGTGGATGGGGGACTTTCGCAATATCAGAAATGTGGCAAAATATGCTGCGAGGCTTGGTCAATCTTTTAGTTCCTCGACAGAAACTTTAAAGGTACACAAGTATGAGGTGGAAGAAATTCCAGATATAACAAATGGCACGAAGTACATATTCTCTGATGGAGTTGGAAAGATCTCAGCTAATTTTGCACTGGAGGTGGCTATGAAGTGCAAATTGAAACGTTTTGCTCCTTCAGTTTTTCAGATAAGGTATGGTGGttacaaaggtgtcgtcgctgTTGATCCAAGATCGAATCGTAAGCTTTCTTTGAGAAAAAGCATGTCAAAGTTCCAGTCTGAAAATATCACTCTCGATGTCCTCGCATACAGCAAGTACCAGCCGTGTTACCTGAATCGACAGTTGATTACTCTTCTCACAACACTCGGAGTTAGTGGTAATGTCTTTGAACTAAAGCAGGAGGAAGCTGTCAGGCAGTTGAACAGAATGGTAACTGAACCACAAGCTGCTAGCGAAGCAATTGAACTTATGCCCATGGGAGAAGTAACCAATGTGGTTAAAGAATTGTTGTTGTGTGGCTACCAGCCCGATCATGAACCATATCTTTCCATGCTGCTACAAACTTTTAGAGCATCCAAGCTGCTAGaactgaaaacaaagtcaagaATATTAATCAAGCATGGGCGGGCAATGATGGGATGCTTGGATGAAACCCGCACACTGAATTATGGCCAGGTATTCATTCAAGCTTCTTACTGTGCAGATGACCATCGCAAATTTGTTGTAACAGGAAAAGTAGTCGTAGCCAAAAATCCCTGCCTCCACCCCGGTGATGTACGGGTTCTCCATGCTGTCGATGTTCCTGATCTGCACCACATGTTTGACTGTGTTGTCTTTCCACAACTGGGACCAAG GCCACACCCTAATGAGTGTTCAGGAAGTGATCTTGATGGGGACATATATTTTGTTTCTTGGGACCAGTCTCTGATTCCACGTCGCATGGTGGATCCTATGGACTATACTCCAGCGCCTGCAGAAACCTTAGATCATGATGTTACAATTGAG GAAATAGAGGAGTATTTCACAAACTACATAGTTAATGAGAGTCTGGGGATTATTGCCAATGCACATGTGGTCTTTGCAGATAAAGAACCTCTGAAGGCTGAAAGTGAGCCATGTAAAGAACTGGCCAAGCTCTTCTCTATAGCTGTTGATTTCCCAAAGACTGGAGTCCCAGCTCTGATTCCGCCTGAACTACATGTCAAGGAGTATCCTGATTTTATGGAAAAGCTCGACAAAGTCACCTATGAATCGACTGGTGTGATCGGGAAGCTCTACAGGGAAATAAAGAAGCACACACCTCACATAAAGCACTTTACAAGGGATGTGGCAAGACGGTCTTATGACACTGATTTGATTGTTGATGGCTATGAGGATTACATTTCTGACGCTATAGAGTATAAGGAAGAGTACGATTTCAAGTTGGGTAATCTTATGGACCACTATGGCATAAAAAGTGAAGCTGAGATAATCAGTGGATGTATACTTAAGATGGCAAAGAATTTCACCAAGAGCAGTGATGCTGATGCAATAAGACTGGCAGTGAGATCTTTGAGGAAAGAAGCTAGGTCATGGTTCAACGAGATGAGCACAGGCGAGGATGGAATTGGTCAAGATGCCATAGAGGCCAAGGCCTCAGCTTGGTATCATGTTACTTATCACCCACAGTACTGGGGCAGCTACAATGAAGGATTCGATCGACCACATCTTATCAGCTTTCCATGGTGCGTATACGATAGGCTTTTATGCATCAAGCAGAGGAGAAATTTCCTCCGGAAGATGGAGCCTGATTTGGCATCCCTCCTGAATAATATGAATCAGAACTTAAGATTCCATTGA
- the LOC120641094 gene encoding MACPF domain-containing protein At1g14780-like isoform X2, with translation MSNVQDPLQQTGTGFIEKYGTHVVVGLSMGGQDVVYVKQDKSSALSPSEIKEHLDRLGDQLFTGACAMPPLRGKAKDKYKMPEAFNVFDAQVAQQRLQAGITTLVSSKEGVTVIYSKRGGNTTVSSHSEWLHTVPAMPDLINVKAVPITSLIKGVAGAGYLSHAINLYLRYKPPVADLKYFLDFQHHKMWAPVLGELPLGPCSHRQGSSPALHFSPLGSKLYVSSSQVIVPKLPVTGMRLHLEGKKHNRLAVHLQHLSTTPTFLAAARHDKPPLAWRGSEADSDDRFYEPVQWRMFARVSTAPFKYDPGWRGAGDHRGRRAAWVVTGARLHVAAHDGTDVLHLGLLYAELPGCAVVQSRWARGAARLSGKSSFLSASVSAAGSSGGGSGGLQKDRQQQGQPEGLNIDSGVFAGGPPVPVAAQRMLRLVDTSQVTMGPQDSPGYWLVTGARLDVDNGRISLHVKFSLLAPAS, from the exons ATGTCCAACGTCCAGGATCCGCTGCAACAAACTGGGACAGG GTTCATCGAGAAGTACGGGACACATGTGGTCGTGGGGCTGAGCATGGGCGGCCAGGACGTGGTGTACGTGAAGCAGGACAAGTCGTCGGCGCTGTCGCCGTCGGAGATCAAGGAGCATCTGGACAGGCTCGGCGACCAGCTCTTCACCGGTGCCTGCGCCATGCCTCCCCTGCGCGGCAAGGCCAAAGACAAGTACAAG ATGCCAGAGGCCTTCAACGTGTTCGACGCCCAGGTAGCACAGCAGCGGCTTCAGGCAGGGATCACCACTCTGGTATCTTCCAAAGAG ggCGTGACCGTGATATACTCCAAGAGGGGAGGCAACACGACGGTGAGCAGCCACTCGGAGTGGCTCCACACCGTGCCGGCGATGCCCGACCTGATCAACGTCAAGGCCGTGCCCATCACCTCCCTCATCAagggcgtcgccggcgccggctacCTCTCGCACGCCATCAACCTCTACCTCAGAT ATAAGCCTCCTGTCGCTGACCTCAAGTACTTCCTGGATTTCCAGCATCACAAGATGTGGGCGCCGGTGCTCGGCGAGCTGCCCCTCGGCCCGTGCTCCCACCGGCAGGGCTCCAGCCCGGCGCTGCATTTCAGCCCGCTGGGTTCCAAGCTCTATGTCAGCTCAAGCCAG GTGATTGTTCCTAAATTGCCTGTCACTGGGATGCGGCTGCACCTGGAAGGCAAGAAACACAACCG GTTAGCCGTCCACCTGCAGCACCTGTCGACCACCCCGacgttcctcgccgccgcgcgccacgaCAAGCCACCGCTGGCGTGGCGAGGGTCGGAGGCGGACTCCGACGACCGCTTCTACGAGCCGGTCCAGTGGCGGATGTTCGCACGCGTATCCACCGCGCCGTTCAAGTACGACCCCGGGTGGCGGGGCGCCGGCGACcaccgcggccggcgcgcggcctgGGTCGTGACGGGCGCGCGGCTCCACGTCGCGGCGCACGACGGCACCGACGTCCTGCACCTCGGCCTCCTCTACGCCGAGCTCCCCGGCTGCGCCGTCGTGCAGTCCAGgtgggcgcgcggcgcggcgaggctgtCCGGGAAGTCGAGCTTCCTCTCGGCGAGCGTGTCCGCCGCGGGGTCTtccggcggtggcagcggcggcttgCAGAAGGACAGGCAGCAGCAGGGTCAACCGGAGGGCCTCAACATCGACTCCGGCGTGTTCGCCGGCGggccgccggtgccggtggCCGCCCAGAGGATGCTGCGGCTCGTGGACACCTCCCAGGTGACCATGGGGCCGCAGGACAGCCCCGGGTACTGGCTCGTCACCGGCGCAAGGCTCGACGTCGACAACGGGAGGATCTCGCTGCACGTCAAGTTTTCCTTGCTTGCCCCGGCTTCCTGA